GCCGGACGGGTCGGTGCCGTTGTTGAGCTGCTTGTAGCCCCGCAGCCGGGTCGCCGGCAGGTCGCGGTTCGTCTGCTGGCTGTACTGCTGCAGACCGATCTCGTAGTAGTCGCTGCCCGGGTAGGTGATGGTGTCGGGCGTGGCGACCGGGAGGTAGTTGCCCAGGTCGTTCGCCTTGGTCGGGCCGAGACCGGGCAGGGTGTCGATGAACTTGCGGATGCCGGTGCCGGGCTGGACGACCCCGCCGACCACCGTGGGCAGCGGGCTGTTGGCGTAGTTCGGCACGAAGCCGAAGTAGTCGGGTGGATCCGTGGGGCCCAGCGCCGGCGCCTCGGGGGTGGCCTGCTTCGGTACCGCCGCGCCTCGGGTGGTGGTCTCGTCCGACATGACTGCTCCTCCCCGCGCGGACCGACGGCCCACTCGCCCGCCCCCGGCGTCGGCGGTCCGCGCATCAAATCACTACCCTTCGTAGTCATCGAAGTCGTTGGTTCTCGTGATCGCCAGTGTCCGACACCCTCGACACCTGGCTTGAGCAGCACAAATGCCATAGCTCGCGAATTGGACTCTCCGCCACGACGGGATTACGCATGGCAACCATTGCCGCGGCATCAATCCCACCACGGGCACACGAAAGGGCCCGGGCGACCACTCGGTCACCCGGGCCCCACGCGGTGTCGTTACGGGCGGACGTTCGGCTTCAAGGGGGACTTGACCGCCGCGTACGCGTCGACGATGCCGTACCCGTAGAAGCCGTTGAAGTTCAGCGAGCCGGCGCAGTACGCGTCGAACTCCGCATCGCGGCCCTCGTTGGTGTAGGTCTGCAGCCGCGGCTCCGGGCAGGCGTGCTCGGCGGCGGTGCGGTACAGGTGCTGCTCGACGAGGTCCGGCGACATGCCGAAGCCGCCCCGGGCCTCCTTCTTTCCGTACCGGCTGACGATCAGCGCGGCGACACCGGCGGCGTGCGGGGACGCCATCGAGGTGCCCTGGAGGTAGGTGTAGTAGCCACACTCACCGGCGGCGGTGCACTGCTTGAACACCGAGTCCTCGAAGCCGGCGACGACGTTGCCGTCGGCGTCGACCGAGCCCTCCTCCTGGAGCACCTTCTTCGGGTAGGTGGAGAGGATCTCGTTGGCGGCGGTGCGGTAGCTGTCGGTGCCGAAGCCGTCCCGGAACCAGCCACCCGGCGCGGCGACCGAGATCTGCTCGGTGCCGTAGTTCGAGTAGTCGGCCTTCTTGCCGGACGGGCCGACCGCCGACACACCGATCACGTGCGGGCCCTCGGTGGGCAGGTCCCAGCAGCTGTCGTTGTCGATCGGCCGCTCGTACGGGTCCGAGCCGTAGTCGGGGCTGGAGGTGTCGGTGCGCGGGGCACCGAGGTCCTCGTGGTTGTTGCCCAGCGCGCCGACCAGGGTGACGCCCTTGGCGTGCGCGAAGTTGAGCGCCCGCTTCATGGCCTTGATGATCGCCCGCTGCTCGGCCTGCGCCTCCGGCGAGTCGGCCGGGTTGGCGGTGCAGTTGTAGAGCCACGGGTCGACATAGAACGACATGTTGACCACGTCCAGCCCGGACTTGCCGGCGTAGACGAGGGCGTTGACCACCGGGTTGAGGAAGAAGTAGCCGCTGTCCTGGCCACCCTTCAGCTCGACCAGGGAGACCTTCGGGGCGACACCGGAGAGGCCGAAGCCGTTCGCGGCGGCACCGATGGTGCCGGCGACGTGCGTGCCGTGGCCGCCGTCGTCGGTGCCGACCGGGTCGAGGCAGCTCGCCACCTCGCACGGGCCGTCGATGTCGGTCAGGTCGGGAGCGAAGTTGCGCGACAGCGACCAGCTGAAGTTCGGCGCCAGGTCGGGGTTGCTGGCGTCCACGCCGGTGTCCAGCACGCCGACGGTGACCCGGCGGTCGCCGGGCTCGATCTTGCGCGCCTGGTCGGCCCGGATCATCTCCAGGCCCCAGAGCTTGTCGTCCAGCGGGTCCATCTTCTTGGCGTGCCCGTTGGCGACGCCCTTGGCGGTCCTGGCCAGCAGGTGTTCCTGCTCGACCCGGTCCAGCTTCGGCTTGCGACCGATGGCCTTCTGCTCCGCCGCACCGATCAGGGCGTCGGCCGCGGTGGCCCGGCTGGCGAAGTCGGCCCGGTCGCTGGTGACCTGGAACAGCCCGACGTCGTCGGTACGGGAGACGACGGTGCCGCCGGCCGCGGTGATCGCGGCGACTGCCGCGTCCGCGGAGACGCCGTCCTCCGCGACCACGGTGAAGGTCCGGGAGCTGGTCCGCTCGGCGTTCGCCGGCGTGCCCAGCCCGGTCACCGTGAGTGCCAGCGCGGCTGCGGTCGCGACGGCACCGACGGTGAAGCGCTTACTCACCACATCAGATCCTCTCGTTGAGGGACGTGGTGGCAATCCCATACCACGGGAGCCGGTTGCGCCAGGGGACCGTCCGGATTAGACCGCTATCAGGCTTTCGCAGGCTGCCACGCGGCCAGCACCTCGGGCAGGCTGGCCAGCGTGAACACCTCGGCGTCCGGAGTGAGGCCGGTGGGACGCGGCAGTCGGGCGCGGTTGAGCCACACCGCCCGCAGCCCGGCCCGCTGCGGCGCGGACACGTCGTGCTCGGGCGAGTCCCCCACGTACACGACCTGTCGGGCGGGGAGCCCGGCTGCCTCGACCACCGCCCGATAGAACTCGGGTGCCGGCTTCTTCGGCAGGCCACCCTCGTGCGCGTACACCTCGAAGGCGAACTCGCCGGCCAGCCCGCAGCGTTCCGCGCGGCTGTTGCCGTTGGTGGCGAAGCCGAGCAGATGGTGCGGGCGCAGGGCGGCGAGTGCCGGCCGGGCGTCGGGGAAGGGGCGGCTGAGTGCGAAGCGACGGGCGAAGAAGAGGTCGGCGAGCTCGTCCAGGTGGTCGTCGAGCCCGGCGCGGGCGAGCGACCGGGCCAGCGCGGCCCGCCGGATCTCCTGCACCGGCGCCGCGCTCAGCGCGCCGAACACCGCACCCCAGTCCGACTCCAGGTCCGCGAGCCGGACCTCGGCCGCCGCCGGGGTCCGGCGCCGCATCTCCTCGAGTACGGCCACCAGCGCGCCGGTGACGGCCGGGCGCAGGTCGATCAGGGTCTCGTCGGCGTCGAAGACCACGGCGGTACGCATGCCGCCGAGCCTCCCACCCGGCACCGGACGGTCCCGTCCGCTCACCGTTCGGCCGCGAGGGCCGGCTCGGCCGGGGAGGCGGCCGGCTGCCCGGGGTCCGGGGTGCGCAGCTCGTCGATCCGGACCAGGGCCACCCCGGCCACGATCAGCGCGCCGCCGACGAGTTGGACGGAGCTGGGCAGCTCGCCGAGGACCAGCCAGGCGATCAGGACCGCGAACATGACCTCGGTCA
The Micromonospora sp. R77 DNA segment above includes these coding regions:
- a CDS encoding S8 family serine peptidase codes for the protein MSKRFTVGAVATAAALALTVTGLGTPANAERTSSRTFTVVAEDGVSADAAVAAITAAGGTVVSRTDDVGLFQVTSDRADFASRATAADALIGAAEQKAIGRKPKLDRVEQEHLLARTAKGVANGHAKKMDPLDDKLWGLEMIRADQARKIEPGDRRVTVGVLDTGVDASNPDLAPNFSWSLSRNFAPDLTDIDGPCEVASCLDPVGTDDGGHGTHVAGTIGAAANGFGLSGVAPKVSLVELKGGQDSGYFFLNPVVNALVYAGKSGLDVVNMSFYVDPWLYNCTANPADSPEAQAEQRAIIKAMKRALNFAHAKGVTLVGALGNNHEDLGAPRTDTSSPDYGSDPYERPIDNDSCWDLPTEGPHVIGVSAVGPSGKKADYSNYGTEQISVAAPGGWFRDGFGTDSYRTAANEILSTYPKKVLQEEGSVDADGNVVAGFEDSVFKQCTAAGECGYYTYLQGTSMASPHAAGVAALIVSRYGKKEARGGFGMSPDLVEQHLYRTAAEHACPEPRLQTYTNEGRDAEFDAYCAGSLNFNGFYGYGIVDAYAAVKSPLKPNVRP
- a CDS encoding HAD family hydrolase, which encodes MRTAVVFDADETLIDLRPAVTGALVAVLEEMRRRTPAAAEVRLADLESDWGAVFGALSAAPVQEIRRAALARSLARAGLDDHLDELADLFFARRFALSRPFPDARPALAALRPHHLLGFATNGNSRAERCGLAGEFAFEVYAHEGGLPKKPAPEFYRAVVEAAGLPARQVVYVGDSPEHDVSAPQRAGLRAVWLNRARLPRPTGLTPDAEVFTLASLPEVLAAWQPAKA